The following are from one region of the Salinirussus salinus genome:
- a CDS encoding DNA adenine methylase, producing MAKPILKWAGGKRQLLGDIYARFPADYRRYHEPFLGGGAVFFDLEPTGGTVNDTNPRLVTFYGVVRDRPDALIERLRAFDDPDAEPDPDQAFAEEGWDGGEVEQYFYQQRARFNRRAYGDGEWPATAAERLEEAALLLYLNRTCYNGLYRENSSGGFNVPIGRYADPDWVQADRIRAAGRALAETDVRNEDFAYVLDAADEGDLVYLDPPYQPMSATANFAEYSAEGFDRADQQRLLETVERLDGNGVDFVLSNSGVTYDLYDDAGFAVETVGATRAINSDETARGEVEEVIATNVPEGRRAGRGQAGIADS from the coding sequence ATGGCGAAGCCGATCCTGAAGTGGGCCGGCGGCAAGCGACAGCTCCTCGGGGATATTTACGCCCGCTTCCCCGCCGATTACCGTCGCTACCACGAGCCCTTCCTCGGGGGTGGCGCCGTCTTCTTCGACCTCGAGCCGACCGGCGGGACGGTCAACGACACCAACCCGCGCCTGGTCACCTTCTACGGGGTGGTCCGGGACCGTCCCGACGCCCTCATCGAGCGCCTGCGTGCGTTCGACGACCCCGACGCCGAGCCGGATCCGGACCAGGCTTTCGCCGAGGAGGGTTGGGACGGCGGGGAGGTCGAGCAGTACTTCTACCAGCAGCGGGCCCGGTTCAACCGCCGGGCGTACGGGGACGGCGAGTGGCCCGCGACCGCCGCCGAGCGCCTCGAGGAGGCGGCGCTCCTGCTGTATCTCAACCGGACGTGTTACAACGGGCTCTACCGCGAGAACTCCTCGGGTGGCTTCAACGTCCCTATCGGGCGCTACGCGGACCCCGACTGGGTGCAGGCCGACCGCATCCGCGCGGCCGGCCGCGCGCTCGCCGAGACCGACGTTCGCAACGAGGACTTCGCGTACGTCCTCGACGCCGCCGACGAGGGTGACCTGGTCTACCTCGACCCGCCCTACCAGCCGATGAGCGCGACCGCGAACTTCGCCGAGTACAGCGCCGAGGGGTTCGACCGGGCGGACCAGCAGCGGCTGCTGGAGACCGTCGAGCGCCTCGACGGGAACGGCGTCGACTTCGTGCTCAGCAACAGCGGCGTGACCTACGACCTGTACGACGACGCCGGGTTCGCCGTCGAGACGGTGGGTGCGACCCGCGCTATCAACAGCGACGAGACCGCCCGCGGCGAGGTCGAGGAGGTCATCGCCACGAACGTTCCCGAGGGGCGACGGGCCGGGCGGGGCCAGGCCGGCATCGCGGACTCCTGA
- a CDS encoding DUF7529 family protein, producing the protein MPGPDDTEMEWWDALLADMRAEAAAYEDEGWETLELHPGDVTARDGSVEDLGLDVLVPDNEFADLEAALADGVEGYEVLRSTAGHYVALLVVVEAAGGRAVFVPAYYSGRDDAAATLLRKATEAGELTLILRTLTDDRVELALDDPELLVPDGD; encoded by the coding sequence GTGCCGGGACCGGACGACACCGAGATGGAGTGGTGGGACGCGCTGCTCGCGGACATGCGTGCGGAGGCCGCGGCCTACGAGGACGAGGGCTGGGAGACCCTCGAACTCCATCCGGGCGACGTGACTGCACGGGACGGGAGCGTCGAGGACCTCGGGCTGGACGTGCTGGTCCCCGACAACGAGTTCGCTGACCTGGAGGCCGCACTCGCCGACGGCGTCGAGGGCTACGAGGTGCTGCGCTCGACGGCCGGGCACTACGTCGCCCTGCTGGTCGTCGTCGAGGCCGCCGGCGGGCGCGCGGTGTTCGTCCCCGCCTACTACAGCGGCCGGGACGACGCCGCGGCCACGCTCCTCCGGAAGGCCACCGAGGCCGGCGAACTGACGCTGATCCTCCGGACGCTCACCGACGACCGGGTCGAACTCGCGCTCGACGACCCGGAGCTGCTTGTCCCCGACGGCGACTGA
- a CDS encoding ABC transporter ATP-binding protein produces the protein MSRETELRRQPPAGADTLLSVQGLSTRFFTEEGQVNAAESVSFDVRDNEILGIVGESGSGKSVTALSLIDLVESPGRVTAGEVWYRDADLAEEYRDDDSVAVDGDHVDLRTVSERTRRALRGPSFSMIFQDPMSSFNPSLTVGEQIAEAVEVQRRARSNPRSTRSRTQGYGFGRFFVDTLVPGRGYVTEPSKERAVELLEQVGIPDPAERAEEYPNQFSGGMLQRAMIAQALAGEPDLLIADEPTTALDVTIQAQILNLLRDIQEERGMSIILITHDLGVIARMCDRVCVMYAGEVVERGTLDDVFENPVHPYTQGLLGSIPDLQDPQPRLQPIEGNVPSLLDEEMGDRCYFADRCPKAMEACLETPSERPADGSGEHQARCVLTDREYSPAEALPEDYFEGVEADGGETGGDGDE, from the coding sequence ATGAGCCGCGAGACCGAACTCCGGCGCCAGCCGCCGGCGGGTGCGGACACGCTGCTGTCCGTGCAGGGCCTCTCGACCCGGTTTTTCACAGAGGAGGGGCAGGTCAACGCCGCGGAGTCCGTCTCCTTCGACGTCCGGGACAACGAGATCCTCGGCATCGTCGGCGAGTCCGGCTCCGGCAAGTCCGTGACCGCGCTGTCGCTGATCGACCTCGTCGAGTCGCCCGGCCGGGTCACCGCCGGGGAGGTCTGGTACCGCGACGCCGACCTCGCCGAGGAGTACCGCGACGACGACTCGGTGGCCGTCGACGGCGACCACGTCGACCTCCGGACCGTCTCCGAGCGGACCCGTCGGGCGCTTCGCGGCCCCTCGTTCAGCATGATCTTCCAGGACCCGATGAGCAGCTTCAACCCCTCGCTGACGGTCGGCGAGCAGATCGCCGAGGCCGTCGAGGTCCAGCGCCGGGCACGATCCAACCCCCGGTCGACCCGGTCGCGGACTCAGGGCTACGGTTTCGGCCGCTTCTTCGTGGACACGCTCGTCCCCGGCCGGGGCTACGTGACCGAGCCGAGCAAGGAGCGGGCGGTCGAACTGCTCGAGCAGGTAGGCATCCCCGACCCCGCCGAGCGCGCCGAGGAGTACCCCAACCAGTTCTCCGGGGGGATGCTCCAGCGGGCGATGATCGCCCAGGCGCTGGCCGGCGAGCCCGACCTGCTGATCGCGGACGAGCCGACGACGGCGCTGGACGTCACCATCCAGGCGCAGATCCTGAATCTCCTGCGGGACATCCAGGAGGAACGGGGGATGAGCATCATCCTGATCACCCACGACCTGGGGGTGATCGCCCGGATGTGCGACCGGGTCTGTGTGATGTACGCCGGCGAGGTCGTCGAGCGGGGGACGTTGGACGACGTCTTCGAGAACCCGGTCCACCCCTACACCCAGGGGTTGCTGGGGTCGATCCCGGACCTGCAGGACCCACAGCCCCGCCTGCAGCCCATCGAGGGCAACGTCCCCAGCCTGCTCGACGAGGAGATGGGCGACCGGTGTTACTTCGCTGACCGGTGCCCGAAGGCGATGGAGGCCTGCCTGGAGACGCCGAGCGAACGGCCGGCGGACGGAAGCGGCGAACACCAGGCCAGGTGCGTCCTCACCGACCGCGAGTACTCCCCGGCCGAGGCGCTCCCGGAGGACTACTTCGAGGGCGTCGAAGCCGACGGGGGAGAGACCGGGGGTGACGGGGATGAGTGA
- a CDS encoding ArgE/DapE family deacylase — MAGPTADVQEYIEEHREELFDLVARLVETPSVSGEEGPAQELVVEELESLGLEPDVWEPDVERFRDHPGYFDTKTYDEVGYGGRPNVVARVEGAGEGPSLGLSGHIDVVPVEAEDWSYDPWTATVEDGRMYGRGACDMKGGLAANLFVYRALRESGVDLAGDLLLQSTIDEEAGGTGGVLAALERGYQPDAAVIPEAFGIPDIGIASSGVMYVRITVEGKAAHAAYGYEGVNAIDRLARVVTALEELDRERKARIDYQPAVNQDPAAEGEVTNLNAGIVAGGDWPSTVPAEATVECRVGWPPGETREEVRSQVEAAVESVVAEDDWLAEHPPEVEWFGWNAEPHECDRDAEVVTLAREHAADVCGAEGQFIGGLAGLDERFYVNYYDIPCPTVGPVGHNLHGADESVDLDSLVDTAKILAATAIDFCGVAEG, encoded by the coding sequence ATGGCAGGTCCGACCGCCGACGTCCAGGAGTACATCGAGGAGCACCGCGAGGAGCTGTTCGACCTCGTCGCCCGTCTGGTCGAGACCCCCTCGGTCTCGGGCGAGGAGGGGCCGGCGCAGGAGCTGGTGGTCGAGGAGCTGGAGTCGCTGGGGCTGGAGCCGGACGTCTGGGAGCCCGACGTCGAACGGTTCCGGGACCACCCCGGGTACTTCGACACCAAGACCTACGACGAGGTGGGCTACGGGGGCCGTCCCAACGTCGTCGCGCGGGTCGAGGGGGCGGGCGAGGGCCCGTCGCTGGGTCTCTCCGGGCACATCGACGTGGTCCCCGTCGAGGCCGAGGACTGGAGCTACGACCCCTGGACGGCGACCGTCGAGGACGGCCGGATGTACGGCCGCGGGGCCTGCGACATGAAGGGGGGGCTCGCGGCGAACCTGTTCGTCTACCGGGCGCTCCGGGAGTCGGGCGTGGACCTGGCGGGAGACCTGCTCCTCCAGTCGACCATCGACGAGGAGGCCGGCGGCACCGGCGGCGTGCTCGCGGCCCTGGAGCGGGGCTACCAGCCCGACGCCGCGGTCATCCCGGAAGCGTTCGGGATCCCCGACATCGGCATCGCCAGCAGCGGCGTGATGTACGTCCGGATCACGGTCGAGGGCAAGGCCGCCCACGCCGCCTACGGCTACGAGGGGGTCAACGCCATCGACCGCCTGGCCCGGGTCGTCACCGCGCTGGAGGAGCTGGACCGCGAGCGCAAGGCCCGGATCGACTACCAGCCGGCGGTCAACCAGGACCCCGCCGCCGAGGGGGAAGTGACGAACCTCAACGCCGGGATCGTCGCGGGCGGGGACTGGCCCTCCACGGTGCCGGCGGAGGCGACCGTCGAGTGCCGGGTCGGGTGGCCCCCCGGCGAGACCCGCGAGGAGGTCCGCAGCCAGGTCGAGGCTGCCGTCGAGAGCGTGGTCGCCGAGGACGACTGGCTGGCCGAGCACCCGCCCGAGGTCGAGTGGTTCGGCTGGAACGCCGAGCCCCACGAGTGCGACCGCGACGCCGAGGTCGTCACACTCGCCCGCGAGCACGCCGCCGACGTCTGTGGCGCCGAGGGACAGTTCATCGGCGGGCTGGCGGGGCTGGACGAGCGGTTCTACGTCAACTACTACGACATCCCCTGTCCGACGGTCGGCCCGGTGGGTCACAACCTCCACGGCGCCGACGAGTCAGTCGACCTGGACTCGCTTGTCGACACCGCCAAGATCCTGGCGGCGACGGCCATCGACTTCTGCGGGGTCGCTGAGGGGTAG
- a CDS encoding ABC transporter permease, translated as MVSPRVIRNLKKEFRNSLLPKIGLLLVVVIILVAVFAPLIAPHDPTAQNLNQTELPPLGFTKTTNETTAQLVDGEIQTVTNVTTIEAKLSHPLGTDGLGRDMLSRVIYGARTSLMVGVLGTILAVLVGVPVGLVAGYSGGTVDDTLMRIADVSLAFPSLVLAVALIGLWGRATVPIPDPFVAAGLASGMPASTTLPVTVVIVVGLVNWVWFARVARGEALSLRQQEYVKAARALGAGDSRIIGRHVLPNAMTPIIVLGTVQIAAIILLESALSFLGFSGTTLSWGFDISQGQDYVSSGQWWIATMPGIAIMLSVIGINLVGDWFRDALDPDIEGEGGT; from the coding sequence ATGGTCTCCCCGCGCGTCATCCGGAACCTGAAAAAGGAGTTCCGGAACAGCCTGCTCCCGAAGATCGGACTCCTGCTCGTGGTCGTGATCATCCTGGTGGCAGTGTTCGCACCCCTGATCGCGCCACACGACCCGACCGCACAGAACCTCAACCAGACCGAACTCCCGCCGCTCGGGTTCACCAAGACCACAAACGAGACCACGGCCCAGCTGGTCGACGGCGAGATCCAGACGGTCACCAACGTGACGACCATCGAGGCCAAGCTGTCACACCCCCTGGGAACCGACGGACTGGGCCGTGACATGCTCTCGCGTGTGATCTACGGCGCCCGCACGTCGCTGATGGTCGGTGTCCTCGGGACGATACTGGCGGTGCTTGTGGGCGTTCCCGTCGGACTCGTCGCCGGCTACAGCGGCGGTACCGTCGACGACACGCTGATGCGGATCGCCGACGTCAGCCTCGCGTTCCCGTCGCTGGTGCTCGCCGTCGCGCTGATCGGGCTGTGGGGCCGGGCGACAGTCCCGATCCCGGACCCCTTCGTAGCTGCAGGACTCGCCTCCGGGATGCCCGCCTCGACGACCCTCCCGGTAACGGTGGTGATCGTCGTCGGACTGGTGAACTGGGTGTGGTTCGCCCGCGTCGCCCGCGGGGAGGCCCTGTCGTTGCGCCAGCAGGAGTACGTCAAGGCTGCCCGGGCGCTGGGCGCCGGCGACAGCCGGATCATCGGGCGCCACGTCCTGCCCAACGCCATGACCCCGATCATCGTGCTCGGCACGGTCCAGATCGCGGCGATCATCCTGCTGGAGAGTGCGCTCTCCTTTCTGGGGTTCTCGGGGACGACTCTCTCCTGGGGATTCGACATCTCCCAGGGCCAGGACTACGTCTCCTCGGGCCAGTGGTGGATCGCGACGATGCCCGGCATCGCGATCATGCTGTCGGTCATCGGGATCAATCTGGTCGGTGACTGGTTCCGCGACGCGCTGGACCCGGACATCGAGGGGGAGGGTGGCACATGA
- a CDS encoding ABC transporter substrate-binding protein, with product MPRDESESQVDRRTLLKAVGGAAATVSVAGCGGAQNTPTEGDGGDDGGDTQDDTDTPMDDDETEDTPTDDGGEESFSVGVTLGQMDSGLDPHDHAETPTNIIVSQAYEGLMGRDKEGAIIAKLATEWERVEPGTARFTLRDGVTFQNGDDLTSEDVRYSIRRIETEEVGGALPQDGDLAGTGTLENVEAGDGEVTVTFGGLNPIVFQLFATNGQVMQQSWVEENGTDFINRNVNGTGPFQLTGYESGTSVSYENYGDYWGEPAAADELTITASSESSTRVNQLLAEETDIVTNVPPQEISRVQSSDVASVNPVPSTRIIFLQMRYDIEPFSSQQFRQAMNYAVDVQSIIENVLQGFGEITGQPTLSQFTGHNPDIEPYGYDPDEAERLVEESGHAGVDITLQTPIGRYLRDVEIAQAAANQIDSLSNVNCELQQREFNSLVQDVTAPNIEDRPPFTLLGWGNGEFDAAQTIIPLLTSGGPLTVLQNEEVDSLIEQAQSEPDPQEREQILQQTNQLLHDLAPWVFLHQQFSVYGVSNGIQWQPRPDELIDVWTATQN from the coding sequence ATGCCACGGGACGAAAGCGAAAGCCAGGTCGATCGTCGGACGCTGCTCAAGGCTGTCGGCGGGGCAGCCGCGACGGTATCGGTCGCCGGCTGTGGGGGTGCCCAGAACACACCCACAGAGGGCGACGGTGGGGACGACGGGGGAGACACGCAGGATGACACGGACACGCCGATGGACGACGACGAGACCGAGGACACGCCGACCGACGACGGCGGCGAGGAGTCCTTCTCGGTCGGGGTCACGCTGGGGCAGATGGATTCGGGGCTGGACCCCCACGACCACGCCGAGACGCCGACGAACATCATCGTCTCCCAGGCCTACGAGGGGCTGATGGGCCGGGACAAGGAGGGAGCCATCATCGCGAAGCTGGCCACCGAGTGGGAGCGGGTCGAGCCCGGCACCGCCCGGTTCACGCTCCGTGACGGCGTCACCTTCCAGAACGGCGACGACCTCACGTCCGAGGACGTCCGGTACAGCATCCGCCGGATCGAGACCGAGGAGGTCGGCGGTGCCCTCCCCCAGGACGGCGACCTCGCGGGGACCGGAACCCTCGAGAACGTCGAGGCCGGCGACGGCGAGGTAACCGTCACTTTCGGCGGGCTGAACCCGATCGTCTTCCAGCTGTTCGCCACCAACGGCCAGGTCATGCAGCAGTCCTGGGTCGAGGAGAACGGCACCGACTTCATCAACCGCAACGTCAACGGGACCGGCCCGTTCCAGCTGACGGGCTACGAGTCGGGCACCTCGGTCAGCTACGAGAACTACGGTGACTACTGGGGGGAGCCCGCGGCAGCCGACGAACTGACGATCACCGCCTCCTCGGAGTCGAGCACCCGGGTCAATCAGCTGCTCGCCGAAGAGACCGACATCGTCACGAACGTGCCGCCACAGGAGATCTCCCGGGTGCAGAGTTCGGACGTCGCGTCGGTCAATCCGGTGCCGAGCACGCGGATCATCTTCCTGCAGATGCGCTACGACATCGAGCCGTTCAGCAGCCAGCAGTTCCGGCAGGCGATGAACTACGCCGTCGACGTCCAGAGCATCATCGAGAACGTCCTCCAGGGCTTCGGCGAGATCACCGGCCAGCCGACCCTCTCGCAGTTCACCGGCCACAACCCCGACATCGAGCCCTACGGCTACGACCCCGACGAGGCCGAACGGCTGGTCGAGGAGTCCGGACACGCCGGCGTCGACATCACCCTCCAGACGCCGATCGGCCGCTACCTCCGTGACGTCGAGATCGCGCAGGCGGCAGCCAACCAGATCGACTCGCTGTCCAACGTCAACTGCGAGCTCCAGCAGCGGGAGTTCAACTCGCTGGTCCAGGACGTGACCGCGCCAAACATCGAGGACCGGCCGCCCTTCACCCTGCTGGGGTGGGGGAACGGCGAGTTCGACGCCGCACAGACGATCATCCCGCTGTTGACCAGCGGCGGGCCGCTCACCGTCCTCCAGAACGAGGAGGTCGACTCGCTCATCGAGCAGGCACAGAGCGAGCCGGACCCCCAGGAGCGCGAGCAGATCCTCCAGCAGACCAACCAGCTGTTGCACGACCTGGCGCCGTGGGTGTTCCTCCACCAGCAGTTCAGCGTCTACGGGGTCTCCAACGGCATCCAGTGGCAGCCCCGTCCCGACGAACTCATCGACGTGTGGACCGCGACGCAGAACTGA
- a CDS encoding ABC transporter ATP-binding protein, with product MSDAEPLVEVEGLEKYYYEQDSVLDRLLGREPVSVKAVDGLDFEIYEGETLGLVGESGCGKSTTGETLLRLREATGGQVHFDGEELFEMDGAELTEFRRRAQVVFQDPFSSLDPRMTAGEIITEPLDIHGIAGRAERRERAVDLLERVGLSADQVDRYPNEFSGGQRQRIGIARALALEPDFIVLDEPVSALDVSVQAQVLNLLEDLQEEFDLTYLFIAHDLSVVRHISDRVAVMYLGEIVETGTVDDIFENPAHPYTQALLESVPRASTTEQGRRVDALEGDVPSPREPPAGCRFHTRCPYAREACRGEKPDGVEVEPGQYAACFRAVDDHPYWESEPLDHAEGDADAGGGDEADVAGD from the coding sequence ATGAGTGACGCGGAGCCACTGGTCGAAGTCGAGGGGCTGGAGAAGTACTACTACGAGCAGGATTCGGTGCTGGACCGGCTGCTGGGCCGGGAGCCGGTGAGCGTGAAAGCCGTCGACGGGCTCGACTTCGAGATCTACGAGGGGGAGACCCTGGGGCTGGTCGGCGAATCCGGCTGTGGCAAGTCGACGACCGGCGAGACGCTGCTGCGGCTGCGCGAGGCGACCGGCGGGCAGGTGCACTTCGACGGCGAGGAGCTGTTCGAGATGGACGGCGCCGAACTCACGGAGTTCCGCCGGCGGGCCCAGGTGGTCTTCCAGGACCCCTTCTCGAGTCTCGACCCGCGGATGACCGCCGGGGAGATCATCACCGAACCGCTGGACATCCACGGTATCGCCGGCCGGGCAGAGCGCCGCGAGCGGGCGGTCGACCTCCTCGAGCGGGTCGGACTCTCCGCTGACCAGGTCGACCGCTACCCCAACGAGTTCTCCGGTGGCCAGCGCCAGCGGATCGGCATCGCCCGCGCGCTCGCGCTCGAGCCCGACTTCATCGTCCTCGACGAGCCCGTCAGCGCGCTCGACGTCTCCGTCCAGGCGCAGGTCCTGAATCTCTTAGAGGACCTCCAGGAGGAGTTCGACCTCACCTACCTCTTCATCGCCCACGACCTGAGTGTCGTCCGGCACATCTCCGACCGGGTGGCGGTGATGTACCTGGGGGAGATCGTCGAGACCGGCACGGTCGACGACATCTTCGAGAACCCCGCCCATCCCTACACGCAGGCGCTCCTAGAGAGTGTTCCCCGGGCGAGCACCACAGAACAGGGCCGCCGCGTCGACGCCCTGGAGGGCGACGTCCCCTCGCCGCGGGAGCCGCCGGCGGGCTGTCGGTTCCACACCCGGTGTCCCTACGCCCGCGAGGCCTGCCGGGGCGAGAAGCCCGACGGCGTCGAGGTCGAGCCCGGCCAGTACGCCGCCTGCTTCCGGGCCGTCGACGACCACCCCTACTGGGAGAGCGAACCGCTCGACCACGCCGAGGGCGACGCCGACGCCGGGGGCGGGGACGAGGCCGACGTCGCCGGGGACTGA
- a CDS encoding aminotransferase family protein gives MSGQQQASRPTDDSRAFPHWHDPGKEALEIVEGDGAYVTTADGRTHLDFIAQLYCVNAGHGNEAIIEAIEEQLRQVQYVSSAKHNDARSELAGRLADVAPDGLTDVLFSISGSEANESAAQFAREYTGNNKILTRWRSYHGATYGAGSFTGDPQTRAPIERHAATTGSGKFLPPLPRAFGTDDPQELADQAIEHLRFVIHNEGPDSIAAILTEPVGGTSGAYPAPADYFTQLRELCDEYGILLISDEVIAGFGRCGDWFGIGTEDVQPDMITFAKGVTSAYIPLAGVIARRDIAAHFEEEGFPLGQTFSGHPVACAAGLAAVEEYEDGLIDNVADHADHFESRLRELEAKHDVVCDVHGRGYLWGVEFADPATGEPFVDPRVTDEDNPVDDVLSATRERGVLCGSARPNTQVIVSPPLTVGEAEIDEGVAALDEAIAEVF, from the coding sequence ATGTCAGGACAGCAGCAGGCGAGTAGACCAACCGACGACTCGCGCGCGTTCCCCCACTGGCACGACCCGGGGAAGGAAGCCCTGGAGATCGTCGAGGGCGACGGCGCCTACGTCACCACGGCCGACGGGCGCACGCACCTCGACTTCATCGCACAGCTGTACTGTGTCAACGCCGGCCACGGCAACGAGGCCATCATCGAAGCCATCGAGGAGCAGCTCCGCCAGGTCCAGTACGTCTCCTCGGCGAAACACAACGACGCCCGCTCGGAGCTGGCGGGCCGACTCGCCGACGTCGCGCCCGACGGGCTGACGGACGTTCTCTTCTCGATCTCGGGCAGCGAGGCCAACGAGTCCGCCGCGCAGTTCGCCCGGGAGTACACCGGCAACAACAAGATCCTCACGCGATGGCGCTCCTATCACGGTGCGACCTACGGTGCGGGCTCGTTCACCGGCGACCCCCAGACCCGCGCCCCCATCGAGCGCCACGCCGCCACCACCGGCTCCGGGAAGTTCCTCCCGCCGCTGCCCCGGGCCTTCGGCACCGACGACCCCCAGGAACTCGCCGACCAGGCCATCGAGCACCTCCGGTTTGTCATCCACAACGAGGGGCCGGACTCGATCGCGGCCATCCTGACCGAGCCGGTCGGCGGGACCAGCGGCGCCTACCCCGCGCCGGCCGACTACTTCACACAGCTCCGGGAGCTCTGTGACGAGTACGGCATCCTCCTGATAAGCGACGAGGTCATCGCCGGCTTCGGGCGGTGTGGCGACTGGTTCGGGATCGGCACCGAGGACGTCCAGCCGGACATGATCACCTTCGCGAAGGGGGTCACCTCCGCGTACATCCCGCTTGCGGGGGTCATCGCCCGCCGGGACATCGCGGCCCACTTCGAGGAGGAGGGGTTCCCGCTGGGTCAGACCTTCTCCGGGCACCCGGTCGCCTGCGCTGCCGGCCTCGCCGCGGTCGAGGAGTACGAGGACGGCCTCATCGACAACGTGGCCGACCACGCCGACCACTTCGAGTCCCGGCTCCGGGAGCTGGAGGCGAAACACGACGTGGTCTGTGACGTCCACGGCCGCGGGTACCTCTGGGGCGTGGAGTTCGCCGACCCCGCCACCGGCGAGCCGTTCGTCGACCCCCGTGTCACGGACGAGGACAACCCCGTCGACGACGTGCTCTCCGCGACCCGCGAGCGCGGCGTTCTGTGTGGCAGCGCCCGCCCGAACACCCAGGTCATCGTCTCCCCGCCGCTGACCGTCGGCGAGGCCGAGATCGACGAGGGCGTTGCGGCGCTGGACGAGGCCATCGCCGAGGTGTTCTGA
- a CDS encoding ABC transporter permease, whose product MSLGRLAIKRSLQGIGVVWGVITVVFALRFITPGSVINAVAPLDASQETRQAIAAELGLDQPLYVQYGQYLVELVQGDMGFSYVKGQAVTTMVFQRVPATVELAVAATIVAIVLSIPLGVLSATRRNSPVDYGATLFSLGGISTPNFWLGIMLILVFAVQFDVFQTSGRGATSVAVVAALVGPEPFIGTLLEWLSYITLPAIALGTYFMALITRLTRSGMLDELGKSYVRAARAKGAPEALVRYKHALRNTLIPVITVLGLQLGTLIGGAVITEAVFAWPGLGTLVIQSINLRDWPALQGCLIVIGTAFVIVNIVVDIIYGYLDPRVVYD is encoded by the coding sequence ATGTCGCTCGGTCGTCTGGCGATCAAGCGGAGTTTGCAGGGCATCGGCGTCGTCTGGGGCGTCATCACTGTCGTGTTCGCCCTCCGGTTTATCACCCCCGGCAGCGTGATCAACGCGGTCGCGCCGCTGGATGCCTCCCAGGAGACCCGGCAGGCCATCGCCGCCGAACTCGGTCTCGACCAGCCGCTGTACGTCCAGTACGGCCAGTACCTCGTCGAGCTGGTCCAGGGAGACATGGGCTTTTCCTACGTCAAGGGACAGGCCGTGACGACGATGGTCTTCCAGCGGGTGCCGGCGACGGTCGAACTGGCCGTCGCGGCGACTATCGTGGCCATCGTCCTCTCGATCCCGCTGGGCGTGCTGAGCGCCACCCGGCGCAACTCGCCGGTCGATTACGGGGCGACGCTGTTCTCCCTCGGCGGGATCAGCACCCCGAACTTCTGGCTTGGGATCATGCTGATCCTGGTCTTCGCCGTCCAGTTCGACGTCTTCCAGACCAGCGGTCGGGGCGCGACCTCGGTCGCGGTGGTGGCTGCGCTCGTCGGCCCGGAACCGTTCATCGGGACGCTGCTGGAGTGGCTCTCCTACATCACCCTCCCCGCGATCGCGTTGGGGACGTACTTCATGGCGCTGATCACCCGGCTGACGCGGTCGGGGATGCTCGACGAACTGGGCAAGTCCTACGTCAGGGCGGCGCGTGCAAAGGGTGCACCCGAGGCGCTGGTCAGGTACAAACACGCACTCCGGAACACGCTGATCCCGGTGATCACGGTGCTGGGGCTCCAGCTGGGAACGCTGATCGGCGGGGCGGTCATCACCGAGGCCGTCTTCGCGTGGCCGGGGCTGGGAACGCTGGTCATTCAGAGCATCAACCTCCGTGACTGGCCGGCGCTGCAGGGCTGTCTGATCGTCATCGGGACGGCCTTCGTCATCGTCAACATCGTCGTCGACATCATCTACGGCTACCTCGACCCACGGGTGGTGTACGACTGA